GCCGACGGAGATGGTCAGTTCCAGCGTGTCGGGCGCGGGCTGCTCGCGCTTGAGGAGCTTGCGGCCGGGCTTGAGCTGCTCGGCCCAGGTGGTCTTCTGGTACTCGCCGACGCCAAAGGAGATGGGGTGACGACTGGCATCGGCCTCGGCGAGAACCTCGTCCCCGCGCGTCAGGCGCACGAGCGCGCCCGTGGCCTCGTCGAAGGCCAGCGAGAGCGGCCCGTGCTGGAAGGTGAACGAGGCGGCAGGGGCGAAAGAAGTAGCCATCAGAAGGAGGGTGGCGAGGCGTTTCATGGGTGCGGCTCCACCTGTCCCACTTGTCCCACGGGTCCCACTGGTCCCGCGGAACTTGTGGGACGTGTGGGACGTGTGGGACGTGTGTGGGGTTGTGCTTTGAGCTGCTCAAGATAGCGGGCGCGGGCCCTGGCGAAGAAAGCCAGATACGGCTCAGTGGCGTAGTCACGATAGGTCCACGGCGTGGGCGCGAAGCCCCCCTTCTTGTAGGTAAGCGTAATCTCGGCGTAGATGCCCTTGCCGATGTAGATGCGGTGAACGTAGTCCTTGGTGGTGGCTAGGAGCAGCTTCGAGCCGTCGAGGAGGCCGGGGTCGAGGTTGACGGGGCGCGGCACGGGTGCGCCCAACTCGCGGGCAAGTTGGCCCTCCAACTCGTTGGTGCGCACCTTGATGTCGGCGAGGTCGCCGGGATTCACAAGGCGCTCGTGGGTGACGAACTTGCGGAGCAGGCCCGGCCCCATCTCGGGCTCGTAGTAGTCGGTGAAGGTGAAGGGGATGAGGGGGCTGGCGAGGTCGCTGGGGCCGAAGGTGTCGGCCAGAAGGCGCTCGGCGGCGTCGAACCACTCGGCCCGTCCGGCGAGCATGCCCACCAACAGTTTCATCGGTTTCGGGGGCCGGATGTCGCCCAAAGCAATCCCTCCCGCGAAACACGCGAAAGGACGCGAATGAGGAGACAGGGACGCGGAGCGTCCGAAGCCGGCGTCCCCACGCGGAGCGCAGGGACGAGAAGCCGTTCTATCACGGCGCGGGCGGGACCCTCGCCTGCGGCTTGCCGTTCTGCGCGCGGCTCAAGAGGTCGAGGAAGCGCGGCTTCAGGGCCTCGCCGCCCAGGTCGGGGTGGGAGATCTGGAGCTTGAGGATGCTCTTCACCACGAAGTCGGAGCGGTTGTCGAGGTAGATCATGAAGAGCTGTTCGTACTTCGTCTCCCACCACTCCTTGGAGTATTCGGGCACTCCACGAAGAATCGTGTCGTAAATGCGTCGCGCGCCGACGTAGTCTTTGCGCAGGCGATGAAGGTCGGCCCGCTGCCGCAGCAGGTCGAGCGAGGTGCCCACCAGCTTCTCCATCTGTTCAAGATATTGGAGAGCGTTGGCGTACATGCGGAGGTTGATGCAGCATTTCACCAGCCGGTCGTAGACGCCGACGACGATCTTGCCCTCCTCGCTCTTGGGGTCGAGGCGGCGAAGGTCCGCCTTCTCGACCTGCGGCTTGTAGAGGTCGAGGGCCTTCCGCCAATCCTCGCGCTCGTAGAAGCCGTTGGCGAGCCAGAGCTCGAGGGGCGGGTCCTTGCCGAGGGCCTTGATGACCACGGGATAGTAGAGGTTGAGGGCAATGGTGGTGGCCTTCTTCGCATTCTCGGCGTCGCCGGCATCGGCGAACTTCTGGGCGAGCGCGCGATGGAGGTCGGCCAGCAGGCGGACCAGTTCCTCGGGCGACACGACGCCGGGGAAGCGCTCGGGGAAGGTCTTGAGGAGGGCGATGGCCTCGTGCAGGTTCTCTCCGGCGCGGTGGAGGCGCACGAGCATCAGGGCGGCCTGGCCGCGGCGCTGCGCGGTGCCCTCGGCGTTCTTGGGATTCGGCTCGGGCTTGGATTCGGAGACGGTGAGGAAGCGGGAGAGCTTCTCGATGGCCGCCGAGCGCTTCTCCCGGGCCTCGGAGGTAGTCTTGTCGGCCAGGCGCGCGAAGTGGTTGTAGGCGGCGAGGGCGTCGCCGTAGGCCGCGAGCACCTCATCCACCTTCTCGCGGTACAAGGGCGAGTAGCGGTAGTAGACTTCGAGGCAGAGGATGGCCAGCGCGGTCGTGTAGACGCGGCCGCCCACGCTGCCGCCGTAGGTGAGGGGCGGCCAGCTCCCCTCCTTGTCGCCGTCGCGATCCTGGATCTTGACAAGCAGGTCGCGGACCTGCGGGTGCCACTTCTCCCAGGCCGCGCTGCGGCGCTGGTGCAGCGCGAGGTTGGCGTAGTACCAGAAGTAGTAGTTGTTGGTGCTGGTGAAGAGGGCCATCTTGTCGAGAGGGATGGGCATGTCGGCGTCGCGCTCGACCCACTTGGGCGGGTTGGCGTTGATGACGGCGCCGGCGCGCTCGATGTACGGGTCGTCGCCCGCCATGCCCAGGTACTGGTGGCACAGGAGGCCGACGGCGTGGAGGGCGACTCCCATCGGGAGCCTGCCGAGGTAGAAGGTCTTCCCCTCCTGCTTGTCGGTGACCGAGTCGAAGAAGCGGCGGGCCTCGCCAAGCGCCTTGGGCGGGACGTCGAGGCCCACCAGCGTCGCAAGCCGCAGCGCCATGACCATCCAGCCGCTGATCGAGGAGTCGCCGTCCGGGGAGTTGTGGTAGTAGCGCCAGCCGCCGGTCGAGTTCTGGCTCTTGCAGATGAAGTCAATGGCCCGCTGGGCCGGCTCCTGGAGGCGCAGGTCCTGAGTCATCCCGTAGGCTTCGACCAGCGCCAGGGTGGCCATCGCATGGCAGTACATGTAGCCGCCGGGGCGCTTGCCCTCGTGGGTGAGGGCAATGCAGCCCTCGCGGTCCTGCTGGCTCCGAAGATAGCCGAGCGCGCTATCCACCACGCGGAGGAACTTGCCCCGCTTGTGGGTGTAGCCGGCGCCGAGGAAGGCCAGGGTAGCCAGGCCCGAGATGCCGGGATCGGCCCACCGCGCGCCCTCGCTGTCGGTGCGCCAGCCGCCCGTGGGAAGCTGCTTGCGCGAGAGCCACAGAAGGCCGAGTTCGACGGCGTTCTCGGAGCCGGGCGTGGCGCCGCCGCC
This genomic stretch from Planctomycetota bacterium harbors:
- a CDS encoding terpene cyclase/mutase family protein yields the protein MPTFREKLANTARRTPWWGLSLLVHAIVIFILMNWKINVRVREEIIATIHVVSIRPPEPVRPPVDISTHVSPEPPAIEPPLERHTFKPLEDAPAIAEAEKASARVVAVEGGPFAARTPGGRQAIVEGGGGATPGSENAVELGLLWLSRKQLPTGGWRTDSEGARWADPGISGLATLAFLGAGYTHKRGKFLRVVDSALGYLRSQQDREGCIALTHEGKRPGGYMYCHAMATLALVEAYGMTQDLRLQEPAQRAIDFICKSQNSTGGWRYYHNSPDGDSSISGWMVMALRLATLVGLDVPPKALGEARRFFDSVTDKQEGKTFYLGRLPMGVALHAVGLLCHQYLGMAGDDPYIERAGAVINANPPKWVERDADMPIPLDKMALFTSTNNYYFWYYANLALHQRRSAAWEKWHPQVRDLLVKIQDRDGDKEGSWPPLTYGGSVGGRVYTTALAILCLEVYYRYSPLYREKVDEVLAAYGDALAAYNHFARLADKTTSEAREKRSAAIEKLSRFLTVSESKPEPNPKNAEGTAQRRGQAALMLVRLHRAGENLHEAIALLKTFPERFPGVVSPEELVRLLADLHRALAQKFADAGDAENAKKATTIALNLYYPVVIKALGKDPPLELWLANGFYEREDWRKALDLYKPQVEKADLRRLDPKSEEGKIVVGVYDRLVKCCINLRMYANALQYLEQMEKLVGTSLDLLRQRADLHRLRKDYVGARRIYDTILRGVPEYSKEWWETKYEQLFMIYLDNRSDFVVKSILKLQISHPDLGGEALKPRFLDLLSRAQNGKPQARVPPAP
- a CDS encoding DUF4416 family protein, whose translation is MKLLVGMLAGRAEWFDAAERLLADTFGPSDLASPLIPFTFTDYYEPEMGPGLLRKFVTHERLVNPGDLADIKVRTNELEGQLARELGAPVPRPVNLDPGLLDGSKLLLATTKDYVHRIYIGKGIYAEITLTYKKGGFAPTPWTYRDYATEPYLAFFARARARYLEQLKAQPHTRPTRPTRPTSSAGPVGPVGQVGQVEPHP